From the Macaca nemestrina isolate mMacNem1 chromosome 7, mMacNem.hap1, whole genome shotgun sequence genome, one window contains:
- the LOC105496590 gene encoding olfactory receptor 10G2-like, whose amino-acid sequence MGKTKNTSLDTVVTDFILLGLSHPPNLRSLLFLVFSIIYILTQVGNLLILLTVWADAKLHARPMYILLGVLSFLDTWLSSVIVPRIILNFVPASKAIPFGGCVAQLYFFHFLGSTQCFLYTLMAYDRYLAICQPLRYPVLMNGRLCTVLVAGAWVAGSIHGSIQATLTFRLPYCGPNQVDYFFCDIPAVLRLACADTTVNELVTFVDIGIVATSCFMLILLSYANIIHAILKIHTADGRRRAFSTCGSHLTVVTVYYVPCIFIYLRPGSKSPLDGAVAVFYTVVTPFLNPLIYTLRNQEVKSALKKMTAGRGTE is encoded by the coding sequence ATGGGAAAGACCAAAAACACATCGCTGGACACTGTGGTGACAGATTTCATTCTTCTGGGCTTGTCTCACCCCCCGAATCTAAGAAGCCTCCTCTTCCTGGTCTTCTCCATCATTTACATCCTCACTCAAGTGGGGAACCTGCTCATTCTGCTCACCGTGTGGGCTGATGCGAAGCTCCATGCTCGCCCCATGTACATTCTTCTGGGAGTGCTCTCATTCCTGGACACGTGGCTCTCCTCAGTCATTGTTCCTCGAATTATTTTAAACTTCGTTCCTGCCAGCAAGGCTATCCCGTTTGGTGGCTGTGTGGCTCAGCTGTATTTCTTTCACTTCCTGGGCAGCACCCAGTGCTTCCTCTACACCTTGATGGCCTATGACAGGTACCTGGCAATATGTCAGCCCCTGCGCTACCCAGTGCTCATGAATGGGAGGTTATGCACAGTCCTTGTGGCTGGAGCTTGGGTCGCCGGCTCCATTCACGGGTCTATCCAGGCCACCCTGACCTTCCGCCTGCCCTACTGTGGGCCCAACCAGGTAGATTACTTTTTCTGTGACATTCCTGCAGTATTGAGACTGGCCTGTGCTGACACAACTGTCAATGAGCTTGTGACTTTTGTGGACATTGGGATAGTGGCTACCAGTTGCTTCATGTTAATTCTACTTTCCTATGCCAACATAATCCATGCCATCCTGAAGATACACACTGCTGATGGGAGGCGCCGGGCCTTCTCCACCTGTGGCTCCCACCTAACTGTGGTCACAGTCTACTATGTTCCCTGTATTTTCATCTACCTCAGGCCGGGCTCCAAGAGCCCCCTGGATGGGGCAGTGGCTGTGTTTTACACTGTTGTCACTCCATTCCTGAACCCCCTCATCTACACACTGAGGAACCAGGAAGTGAAGTCTGCCCTGAAGAAGATGACAGCAGGTCGAGGGACTGAATGA